The DNA window ATATGGAGGACCCGATGGAAAAGGCCCTCCTCTTCCAGCGTGTGGAGCACCGATTTGCCGGGATCGCCCGGATCATGATTATCATGGTCGGGCTGACCGGCCTATTCAACCTCTACGAAAAGGGGCTCTACAAGATCCTGTCCACGCCGCAGGGATGGTGGCTCCACCTGATGATCACGGTCTACACGATCTATGCCCTTCTTATATTCGGACTGGAGAAGGCCCTCTTTAAAAGGATCTTCAAGGACATTAAAAACCTGAATGCCGACCAGGTCTTCTTCCGGATGACGGTCTTCCACTGGGTCGTGCTGGCTGCAAGCCTTCTGGCCGTCGCCGGCGGCGTGATCGGCACCTATTGAGCCGGATCGTTTTCCGGCCCGGTTTCTCCCTTCAGATATTTCTCCGGATCTCTCAGAAAGGTCTCTTTTTCCCCTTTTCCGCAAAAATAATAGGTCTTGCCTTTATATTCCACTTCAGCGACCGCACGGTCACTGGAAATCTCCATGCCGCAGATCGGATCGAGAGCCGTCTCTTTGACCGTTGCTGCCGTCTCCGACTGCACCTGCTGTCCGGTGTGACGGGAACAATCCGCTGAACCACACCCGTCCCCGCAGGAAAAGAGGGCCGGGGGATAGAGAAAGCATAAGATCCCGATCAGGCAAAGTATGAACAATGAACGTTTCATGGCGATCCACTCCCTGAAAGAAAGATTACTAATCCACTCCGGTTACTATACAAAAATGGGGTGTGATTGGCAAACGAAATCGCCCTGTGCCGTCCTGATCATTTGACAGTGGAGGAGATCGACAGTACATTTTCACCAAGAGGTGAAACCGATGAAATGGGCATCGACCGTATCGATCCGGACCGGGGCCGATGAAAATATTCGGCAGTGTGTTGACGACGTGCGGAAGGGACTGGGTGCCCCGCCCGATCTGGCCCTCCTCTTTGTCTCCCGTC is part of the Deltaproteobacteria bacterium genome and encodes:
- a CDS encoding YHS domain-containing protein, yielding MEISSDRAVAEVEYKGKTYYFCGKGEKETFLRDPEKYLKGETGPENDPAQ